A genome region from Nicotiana tabacum cultivar K326 chromosome 13, ASM71507v2, whole genome shotgun sequence includes the following:
- the LOC107804315 gene encoding uncharacterized protein LOC107804315 has product MEDRKEKTAPWLSVPQFGDWDQKGALPDYSLDFSKIRENRQQNKRNLSRVSLGNEEELISSTTTNANTGHSAHNNDQNYHQNQSPTTRRSIFSYFNCCVKA; this is encoded by the exons ATGGAAGATCGCAAAGAG AAGACTGCACCATGGTTATCTGTACCACAGTTTGGGGACTGGGACCAAAAAGGTGCATTGCCAGACTACTCACTGGATTTCTCAAAAATAAGAGAGAATAGGCAACAGAACAAGAGGAATTTGTCAAGAGTTAGTCTTGGTAATGAGGAAGAGCTTATTTCCTCAACTACAACTAATGCAAATACAGGCCACTCAGCCCACAACAATGATCAAAATTACCATCAAAACCAATCTCCAACT ACAAGGAGAAGCATTTTCAGTTACTTCAATTGCTGTGTGAAAGCTTGA